In one Umezawaea sp. Da 62-37 genomic region, the following are encoded:
- the dnaJ gene encoding molecular chaperone DnaJ produces the protein MSARDWIEKDFYRELGVSSDASADEIKKAYRKLARELHPDANPGDAKAEARFKAVSEANGVLSDTAKRKQYDEARRLFSSGGGFGGGGGFGGGGGNRFDVGDVFNRAGGQAGGAGGLGDLLGGLFNRRGGNASSATRPRRGEDVETDVRIDFTEAVKGATVPMRLSSPAACATCGGSGAKPGTVPHTCTNCGGAGLVTRSQGAFAFSEPCQDCRGTGKIIDDPCSECGGDGVSTKTRTLTIRIPSGVDDGQRIRLAGQGEPGRNGGPTGDLFVRVHVNPHAYFGRTGNDLTLNVPVSFAELALGTTLTVPTLEGKVTLKVPAGTASGRVLRAKGKGIEKRDGKVGDLLITLQVAVPNDMDSKAEEALKAYAEATAQHDPRAELNALLESKGRVT, from the coding sequence GTGAGCGCCAGGGACTGGATCGAAAAGGACTTCTACCGCGAGCTGGGCGTCTCCTCCGACGCCTCGGCCGACGAGATCAAGAAGGCGTACCGGAAGTTGGCCAGGGAACTCCACCCCGACGCCAACCCCGGTGACGCCAAGGCCGAGGCGCGCTTCAAGGCCGTGTCCGAGGCGAACGGCGTGCTGTCGGACACCGCCAAGCGCAAGCAGTACGACGAGGCCCGCAGGCTGTTCTCCAGCGGCGGTGGCTTCGGCGGCGGTGGCGGCTTCGGCGGTGGCGGCGGCAACAGGTTCGACGTCGGCGACGTGTTCAACCGCGCGGGCGGGCAGGCCGGCGGCGCGGGTGGCCTCGGCGACCTGCTCGGCGGGCTGTTCAACCGGCGCGGCGGCAACGCCTCGTCGGCCACGCGGCCGCGGCGCGGCGAGGACGTCGAGACCGACGTCCGCATCGACTTCACCGAGGCGGTCAAGGGCGCGACGGTGCCGATGCGCCTGTCCAGCCCGGCCGCCTGCGCCACGTGCGGCGGGTCCGGCGCGAAGCCCGGCACCGTCCCGCACACCTGCACCAACTGCGGTGGTGCGGGCCTCGTGACCCGCAGCCAGGGCGCGTTCGCGTTCAGCGAGCCGTGCCAGGACTGCCGGGGCACGGGCAAGATCATCGACGACCCGTGCTCCGAGTGCGGTGGCGACGGCGTCAGCACCAAGACCCGCACGCTGACCATCCGGATCCCCTCGGGGGTCGACGACGGCCAGCGCATCCGCCTTGCGGGACAAGGGGAACCGGGCCGCAACGGCGGGCCCACCGGCGACCTGTTCGTGCGGGTCCACGTGAACCCGCACGCCTACTTCGGGCGCACCGGCAACGACCTCACGCTCAACGTGCCCGTGTCGTTCGCCGAACTCGCGCTCGGCACGACGTTGACGGTGCCCACGCTGGAGGGCAAGGTGACCTTGAAGGTGCCCGCGGGCACTGCCAGCGGTCGCGTTCTGCGCGCCAAGGGCAAGGGCATCGAGAAGCGCGACGGCAAGGTCGGCGACCTGCTCATCACGTTGCAGGTGGCCGTCCCGAACGACATGGACTCCAAGGCCGAGGAGGCCCTGAAGGCCTACGCCGAGGCCACCGCGCAGCACGACCCGCGGGCGGAGCTGAACGCACTGCTGGAGAGCAAGGGGAGGGTGACATGA
- the grpE gene encoding nucleotide exchange factor GrpE yields MTHPHEDERPDQAVEDHRLPEPEADQVVEAEVLDVEFEGGKHAAPEIIFEEDPAAELKAQLDERTGDLQRLTAEYANYRKRVERDREAVVSNAKAQVAGELLAVLDDVERAAAHGDLTGAFKAVADKLVAALQHTGLESFGHDGEPFDPAVHEAVQHNTSPDVAGPTVSAVLRRGYRFGERVLRPALVAVTDFEASGVPVPDQAQD; encoded by the coding sequence GTGACCCACCCGCACGAGGACGAGCGGCCGGACCAGGCGGTGGAGGACCACCGCCTGCCCGAGCCGGAAGCGGACCAGGTCGTCGAGGCCGAGGTGCTCGACGTCGAGTTCGAGGGCGGCAAGCACGCGGCGCCCGAGATCATCTTCGAGGAGGACCCGGCCGCCGAGCTCAAGGCGCAGCTCGACGAGCGCACGGGTGACCTCCAGCGGCTGACCGCGGAGTACGCGAACTACCGCAAGCGCGTCGAGCGCGACCGGGAGGCCGTGGTCTCCAACGCCAAGGCGCAGGTGGCGGGCGAGCTGCTGGCCGTGCTGGACGACGTCGAGAGGGCCGCCGCCCACGGCGACCTGACCGGCGCGTTCAAGGCCGTGGCGGACAAGCTCGTCGCCGCGCTCCAGCACACCGGGCTCGAGTCGTTCGGCCACGACGGCGAACCGTTCGACCCGGCGGTGCACGAGGCCGTGCAGCACAACACGTCCCCGGACGTGGCGGGCCCGACCGTGAGCGCCGTCCTGCGGCGCGGCTACCGGTTCGGCGAGCGCGTGCTGCGGCCCGCGCTGGTCGCGGTGACCGACTTCGAGGCGAGCGGCGTCCCTGTGCCAGACCAGGCACAGGACTAG